Proteins from a genomic interval of Ciona intestinalis chromosome 9, KH, whole genome shotgun sequence:
- the LOC100183122 gene encoding integrin alpha-D-like isoform X1 codes for MFLNSNDDFCRFCCSFCLKKLSFLFIYFTVMQIPNVTSYNVVTNNPKYIIDDSNNATNYFGYTLNVKATLTQPPEVTFLVGSPKSGSTTNPIGAAPSLTPSSSEIVGPGGILSCPITFNNITPPCYPVVPLLNQSDAKSLPGRDSLGLSKILSPPGPNLTVCSPLRMRNCSSGYVTYGVCYSSNDKGRTWSTDTKQADSKCPVEDLDLIFLLDGSGSVTVPDPLNFDRVKQWVKNVTDRFDISTFANVGVIQYSHYYETRTVQPYMKVEIGLGQYKTQAEFQMAVDSIQFQGFTTFTAHALNRTVEEFMNSTRYSDPTTRKVIVLLTDGQSNDREFLEETSAYARGLGITIFAVGVEGYSEEELQIITSGELGNNERVFGLDTFSDLNKVVDSLQLSITGVLEGSFQSTENNGLQQAELGFAGVETMINFYDIIVVVFIWNDTHHKMQEELF; via the exons atgtttttaaatagcaATGACGACTTTTGTCGGTTCTGCTGCTCATTTTGTCTCAAGAaattatcttttttgtttatttattttacggTTATGCAAATTCCAAACGTGACAAGTTACAACGTTGTAACCAACAAtccaaaatatataattgatGACTCCAACAACGCAACAAATTACTTTGGTTATACGCTGAACGTCAAAGCCACGTTGACGCAACCACCGGAAGTTAC tttcttGGTTGGTTCCCCTAAATCCGGGTCCACAACCAACCCCATTGGTGCAGCCCCCAGTTTAACTCCTTCATCCAGCGAGATTGTTGGCCCAGGGGGAATCCTTTCTTGCCCCATCACCTTCAACAACATAACCCCCCCATGTTACCCCGTTGTACCCCTTCTTAACCAATCCGACGCCAAATCTCTCCCAGGAAGAGACTCGCTTGGTTTAAGTAAAATACTTTCGCCACCTGGCCCCAACTTAACT GTTTGCTCCCCGTTACGAATGAGGAATTGTTCATCTGGATATGTCACTTACGGTGTTTGTTATTCATCTAATGATAAGGGACGAACATGGTCCACAGATACGAAGCAAGCAGATTCAA AATGCCCTGTTGAAGATTTAGATTTGATTTTTCTATTGGATGGTTCGGGGTCAGTTACCGTGCCCGACCCTctcaactttgatcgtgtTAAACAATGGGTAAAGAATGTTACGGACAGATTCGATATCAGCACCTTCGCTAATGTTGGAGTGATACAGTATTCACATTATTATGAAACAAG AACGGTCCAGCCTTACATGAAAGTTGAAATTGGATTGggacaatataaaacacaagctGAGTTCCAG ATGGCGGTAGACTCCATCCAGTTCCAAGGGTTCACGACCTTTACAGCGCATGCGTTGAACCGTACAGTTGAAGAGTTCATGAACTCTACTAGATACAGTGACCCCACGACGAGAAAGGTCATTGTTCTGTTGACAGATGGACA ATCAAACGACCGAGAATTCTTGGAAGAAACATCGGCGTACGCTCGTGGGTTGGGAATCACGATATTTGCTGTGGGGGTGGAGGGGTATTCGGAGGAAGAACTACAG ATTATAACATCGGGTGAACTCGGCAACAACGAGCGAGTGTTCGGTCTTGATACTTTCTCCGATCTTAACAAAGTTGTCGACTCACTTCAACTGTCAATCACAGGGGTGCTGGAAG GAAGTTTCCAAAGTACTGAAAACAACGGCTTACAGCAAGCAGAGCTCGGATTCGCTGGAGTGGAAACAATG ataaacttctatgacatcatagtg GTCGTCTTCATCTGGAATGACACTCATCACAAAATGCAAGAAGAGCTGTTTTAG
- the LOC100183122 gene encoding integrin alpha-M-like isoform X2 has product MFLNSNDDFCRFCCSFCLKKLSFLFIYFTVMQIPNVTSYNVVTNNPKYIIDDSNNATNYFGYTLNVKATLTQPPEVTFLVGSPKSGSTTNPIGAAPSLTPSSSEIVGPGGILSCPITFNNITPPCYPVVPLLNQSDAKSLPGRDSLGLSKILSPPGPNLTVCSPLRMRNCSSGYVTYGVCYSSNDKGRTWSTDTKQADSKCPVEDLDLIFLLDGSGSVTVPDPLNFDRVKQWVKNVTDRFDISTFANVGVIQYSHYYETRTVQPYMKVEIGLGQYKTQAEFQMAVDSIQFQGFTTFTAHALNRTVEEFMNSTRYSDPTTRKVIVLLTDGQSNDREFLEETSAYARGLGITIFAVGVEGYSEEELQIITSGELGNNERVFGLDTFSDLNKVVDSLQLSITGVLEGSFQSTENNGLQQAELGFAGVETMIVQTKTIDDDITDKLL; this is encoded by the exons atgtttttaaatagcaATGACGACTTTTGTCGGTTCTGCTGCTCATTTTGTCTCAAGAaattatcttttttgtttatttattttacggTTATGCAAATTCCAAACGTGACAAGTTACAACGTTGTAACCAACAAtccaaaatatataattgatGACTCCAACAACGCAACAAATTACTTTGGTTATACGCTGAACGTCAAAGCCACGTTGACGCAACCACCGGAAGTTAC tttcttGGTTGGTTCCCCTAAATCCGGGTCCACAACCAACCCCATTGGTGCAGCCCCCAGTTTAACTCCTTCATCCAGCGAGATTGTTGGCCCAGGGGGAATCCTTTCTTGCCCCATCACCTTCAACAACATAACCCCCCCATGTTACCCCGTTGTACCCCTTCTTAACCAATCCGACGCCAAATCTCTCCCAGGAAGAGACTCGCTTGGTTTAAGTAAAATACTTTCGCCACCTGGCCCCAACTTAACT GTTTGCTCCCCGTTACGAATGAGGAATTGTTCATCTGGATATGTCACTTACGGTGTTTGTTATTCATCTAATGATAAGGGACGAACATGGTCCACAGATACGAAGCAAGCAGATTCAA AATGCCCTGTTGAAGATTTAGATTTGATTTTTCTATTGGATGGTTCGGGGTCAGTTACCGTGCCCGACCCTctcaactttgatcgtgtTAAACAATGGGTAAAGAATGTTACGGACAGATTCGATATCAGCACCTTCGCTAATGTTGGAGTGATACAGTATTCACATTATTATGAAACAAG AACGGTCCAGCCTTACATGAAAGTTGAAATTGGATTGggacaatataaaacacaagctGAGTTCCAG ATGGCGGTAGACTCCATCCAGTTCCAAGGGTTCACGACCTTTACAGCGCATGCGTTGAACCGTACAGTTGAAGAGTTCATGAACTCTACTAGATACAGTGACCCCACGACGAGAAAGGTCATTGTTCTGTTGACAGATGGACA ATCAAACGACCGAGAATTCTTGGAAGAAACATCGGCGTACGCTCGTGGGTTGGGAATCACGATATTTGCTGTGGGGGTGGAGGGGTATTCGGAGGAAGAACTACAG ATTATAACATCGGGTGAACTCGGCAACAACGAGCGAGTGTTCGGTCTTGATACTTTCTCCGATCTTAACAAAGTTGTCGACTCACTTCAACTGTCAATCACAGGGGTGCTGGAAG GAAGTTTCCAAAGTACTGAAAACAACGGCTTACAGCAAGCAGAGCTCGGATTCGCTGGAGTGGAAACAATG attgttcaaacaaaaacaattgatgatgacatcacagataaacttctatga
- the LOC100183122 gene encoding integrin alpha-M-like isoform X3, producing the protein MFLNSNDDFCRFCCSFCLKKLSFLFIYFTVMQIPNVTSYNVVTNNPKYIIDDSNNATNYFGYTLNVKATLTQPPEVTFLVGSPKSGSTTNPIGAAPSLTPSSSEIVGPGGILSCPITFNNITPPCYPVVPLLNQSDAKSLPGRDSLGLSKILSPPGPNLTVCSPLRMRNCSSGYVTYGVCYSSNDKGRTWSTDTKQADSKCPVEDLDLIFLLDGSGSVTVPDPLNFDRVKQWVKNVTDRFDISTFANVGVIQYSHYYETRTVQPYMKVEIGLGQYKTQAEFQMAVDSIQFQGFTTFTAHALNRTVEEFMNSTRYSDPTTRKVIVLLTDGQSNDREFLEETSAYARGLGITIFAVGVEGYSEEELQIITSGELGNNERVFGLDTFSDLNKVVDSLQLSITGVLEGSFQSTENNGLQQAELGFAGVETMINFYDIIV; encoded by the exons atgtttttaaatagcaATGACGACTTTTGTCGGTTCTGCTGCTCATTTTGTCTCAAGAaattatcttttttgtttatttattttacggTTATGCAAATTCCAAACGTGACAAGTTACAACGTTGTAACCAACAAtccaaaatatataattgatGACTCCAACAACGCAACAAATTACTTTGGTTATACGCTGAACGTCAAAGCCACGTTGACGCAACCACCGGAAGTTAC tttcttGGTTGGTTCCCCTAAATCCGGGTCCACAACCAACCCCATTGGTGCAGCCCCCAGTTTAACTCCTTCATCCAGCGAGATTGTTGGCCCAGGGGGAATCCTTTCTTGCCCCATCACCTTCAACAACATAACCCCCCCATGTTACCCCGTTGTACCCCTTCTTAACCAATCCGACGCCAAATCTCTCCCAGGAAGAGACTCGCTTGGTTTAAGTAAAATACTTTCGCCACCTGGCCCCAACTTAACT GTTTGCTCCCCGTTACGAATGAGGAATTGTTCATCTGGATATGTCACTTACGGTGTTTGTTATTCATCTAATGATAAGGGACGAACATGGTCCACAGATACGAAGCAAGCAGATTCAA AATGCCCTGTTGAAGATTTAGATTTGATTTTTCTATTGGATGGTTCGGGGTCAGTTACCGTGCCCGACCCTctcaactttgatcgtgtTAAACAATGGGTAAAGAATGTTACGGACAGATTCGATATCAGCACCTTCGCTAATGTTGGAGTGATACAGTATTCACATTATTATGAAACAAG AACGGTCCAGCCTTACATGAAAGTTGAAATTGGATTGggacaatataaaacacaagctGAGTTCCAG ATGGCGGTAGACTCCATCCAGTTCCAAGGGTTCACGACCTTTACAGCGCATGCGTTGAACCGTACAGTTGAAGAGTTCATGAACTCTACTAGATACAGTGACCCCACGACGAGAAAGGTCATTGTTCTGTTGACAGATGGACA ATCAAACGACCGAGAATTCTTGGAAGAAACATCGGCGTACGCTCGTGGGTTGGGAATCACGATATTTGCTGTGGGGGTGGAGGGGTATTCGGAGGAAGAACTACAG ATTATAACATCGGGTGAACTCGGCAACAACGAGCGAGTGTTCGGTCTTGATACTTTCTCCGATCTTAACAAAGTTGTCGACTCACTTCAACTGTCAATCACAGGGGTGCTGGAAG GAAGTTTCCAAAGTACTGAAAACAACGGCTTACAGCAAGCAGAGCTCGGATTCGCTGGAGTGGAAACAATG ataaacttctatgacatcatagtg TGA